The DNA region GCACCGTCTGGGCGGAGCCAACGCCCGGTAACATGACGAGCGCCACGGTAAGACTGAGGAGGAGACGAAAAAAATTCATCGGACGTGGATGGTCAGAAACATGGGTGCTTCTTGATACGGACATCAGGGTTCTCGGTTCCGCTGCACCACACAACCCTCTATGCAGGCGCCTCGATTGTCACGCTTAGACTCGGCATTGGAGGCACGATCGCGGTCACCTCACTGGCCATGAAGATCCTGCAGCTTTTCCCTTCCTGGACGCTCAGAATCTGGTTGCGGGGTGGGAAACATGCCAAGGCGTCCGCCGATCGGTCGCGCCGGCGAACTACCTTGCCTGGAATAGAATCCGTTGTGCCGGTGGGTCAGGCCCGCCGGCACAACGGATATTAGTTCAGATCAGCAAATGTCGAAGCCGAGGTGCGCCTGAACCGTGAACGCCCTGTCCCTGTGCTTGAATCGGCGTCGAGAGTGCCGCCGTTAGCGCAACCGCTGCCCCAAGGCGCGCCTCATCGTCTTCATTGTGCAATCCCGCCTCCGCTAAGCGCCTTTACCAAGCGATAGAGGAATTCTTGTCCCTCGTAGAAGTGCTCGATCAAAATGCGTTCATCCTGACCATGAGCTCGGACGTCGTCCATTTCTCCAAAGATGCCACTGACGCCGTACACCGGGATGCCAGCGCGGCGCAGGTAGAGGCCGTCGGTCGCTCCGGTCGACATGATCGGGAGCACCCTGACGCCAGGCCACATCTGCTCCGTAACCCTCTCAATCGGCCCGAGAACCTCAGCCGTCAGCGGCGAGGGGGGGCTCGGCCGGGCCTGCCCCTGCGCAACGACCTCCACATCGAATGGCGCGGCGATCTCCTGCAGACTCGCCTGCACATCTTCCGGGTCGTGGGTCGGGAAGATCCGGCAGTTGACCGTGGCTTCGGCGAGCTGAGGCAGAGCGTTGCCCGCATGCCCACCTGAAAGCAACGTGGCAACGCATGTGGTGCGCAGCCTTGAGTTATATCCAGGCTCCTCGGCCAGAACGGCCAATGCCTGCTGATCTGCCGGATTCTCCACAATGCGTCGCATCGCCTCACCCATCTCACCACCCACGATATCGGCGGAGCCTACGAAAAACGCCTCCGAGATCTCGTGCATCATGACCGGGAATCCGAAGTCCTGCACCGCCAACAATGCGGACGACAGGTCGTAGATCGCATTCTTCCGGACGGGCAGCGATGAGTGTCCTCCGGGGTTCGTCCCACGGAACGTGAACGACTGGAATTTCTTCTCGGCGGCCTGAACGTTGTTCGAGATACGACGTCCGTCCTTCGCCATCCC from Longimicrobiales bacterium includes:
- a CDS encoding M20/M25/M40 family metallo-hydrolase, whose product is MTKITSKLAILWIALCSALLAVVPATAQSQTLPPSEYMDLAREIFSELIEINTTASDRGNNTLAAQALERHLLAAGFPDEDVHVLWPAEAPTKGNLVARYRGRDSSLKPILLLAHIDVVEALPEDWSSNLDPFAFTERDGYYYGRGVTDDKDEAAIYAANFIRMKQEGFVPDRDIVVALTADEEGGGNNGVAFLLAEHPELIDAAYALNEGGGGMAKDGRRISNNVQAAEKKFQSFTFRGTNPGGHSSLPVRKNAIYDLSSALLAVQDFGFPVMMHEISEAFFVGSADIVGGEMGEAMRRIVENPADQQALAVLAEEPGYNSRLRTTCVATLLSGGHAGNALPQLAEATVNCRIFPTHDPEDVQASLQEIAAPFDVEVVAQGQARPSPPSPLTAEVLGPIERVTEQMWPGVRVLPIMSTGATDGLYLRRAGIPVYGVSGIFGEMDDVRAHGQDERILIEHFYEGQEFLYRLVKALSGGGIAQ